The Mesobacillus jeotgali genome window below encodes:
- a CDS encoding TIGR02680 family protein, whose protein sequence is MLNTRWMMNRAGLLNFWYYDEEIFHFEQGKLLLRGSNGSGKSVTMQSFLPVLLDGKKSPDRLDPFGSKARRMEDYLLGEKEVVNRDERTGYLFIEYKKQGSEQYITTGIGMQAKRNKSIKSWYFLLTDNRRIGHDFHLVQKHTGEKIPLSAKELENRIGQGGYVVHTQREYLELVNKYVFGFQSIDAYEDLIKLLIQLRSPKLSKDFKPTVIYEILESALPPLTDDELRHLSDTIESMDQTQQQLEQLNRESESINRLETAYDTYNKYILAERADQWQKALLKSKAAEGKVEEYTSQQQLLDQEITKLRVDLSTYQQQKHVAEQESSSLRQHEVWSLERKRTEKVEESAAVLNEIASLKRRWDDNHKKLRDEYQKKQAAEDELFQYSEKERELLGELALDADSSAFHQHEVNASDYDRGKAHGFDFTVWQKEAKDHRALLGELEKLAMEAVRLGEDQSRLQRQSSEKKKEIDGLQKDLDHYQGWFEEEHQKLESNVFLWMENHPKLVYSNEHRQGIARALQGLYERNRYDDVRSQLYHALHAYEGEVRKDEALTKDRIKQKQNEIREAEAELLRIKTQKMLDPERSAGTENHRTKLKGEGVSFLPFYAAVEFQDHVTDKQRERLESALKRIGILDSLIMDRSASPVEDALLSADPRLLGYTLADYLMPDLDEDSPLSEDLVDQVLRSIPLENDGTGFHIDHDGTYSIGCLRGHAPIEATSKFIGRSSRKRHQRELIQLWTEKLQGLSADLSDLKHELQQFITELESIDTWKIDMPDDKILLDIYDQIVKKQHQLENERALLSTIDEDWKLVYDKYTNVKRILRDKGVQLNIPLTVEDLGSAVTSAQSYIDFLHELKNNDVKVSSAKTHLQTYLQRIDELEEGLDELKGEQSRKESHLGTVKATIESIDQQLQLKGIDEVRNRIREVQRLLQEAESEIDRIKSGLPKAETDQERVKEKLEEAKMDLSFWKRMGEEWSSMVEAERKRGFFTIEGTGAHEILDQYEPVLLKHERSKLSEQLTKVFFNEHAHLTEYRMFEYTEDAEIPAWFADGSDEKYEPFLSEWHQLKGRRLIQMEYRGQRVSPYYVSTELKKELDEQQGWLDEQDRWLYEDIILNSVGIILRNRIQRAQQWVKEMDKIMADRDNSSGLIFSIAWKPLTAESEKEMDTKDLVQLLQRNSKFLNEEDLQKITKHFQSRIAKAKELIQLRNEGSTLHQVLKEVLDYRKWFTFVLSFSRVNEPKRELTNNAFFKFSGGEKAMAMYIPLFTAAYSRYKEAGDMAPYIISLDEAFAGVDENNIRDMFEVVEQLGFNYIMNSQALWGDYDTISSLAICELVRPKNADFVTVIRYQWDGKQKSLVFEEAPEELVTNE, encoded by the coding sequence ATGCTGAATACAAGATGGATGATGAACCGTGCTGGCTTATTGAACTTCTGGTATTACGATGAAGAAATTTTCCACTTTGAGCAGGGAAAACTTTTGCTGCGCGGATCGAATGGTTCAGGAAAATCAGTTACGATGCAAAGCTTTTTGCCTGTGCTGCTTGATGGCAAAAAGTCTCCTGATCGATTGGATCCGTTCGGGTCGAAAGCGCGCAGGATGGAAGATTATCTGCTAGGCGAAAAGGAAGTCGTTAACCGCGATGAGCGGACAGGCTATTTGTTCATCGAGTACAAAAAACAGGGTTCGGAGCAGTATATCACGACTGGAATCGGGATGCAGGCGAAGCGAAACAAAAGCATCAAATCATGGTATTTTTTGCTCACCGATAATCGGAGAATCGGGCATGATTTCCATCTTGTCCAAAAGCATACAGGCGAAAAAATCCCGCTTTCGGCAAAAGAACTGGAAAACCGGATTGGGCAGGGTGGATATGTTGTCCACACGCAGCGGGAATATTTGGAACTTGTGAATAAATATGTTTTCGGCTTTCAATCCATTGATGCGTATGAAGATTTAATCAAGCTGCTGATTCAGCTTAGGAGCCCTAAGCTTTCGAAGGATTTCAAACCGACAGTCATCTATGAAATTCTTGAGTCAGCGCTGCCGCCATTGACAGATGATGAGCTTCGCCATCTATCGGATACGATTGAAAGCATGGACCAGACCCAGCAGCAATTGGAGCAGCTGAACCGCGAGTCAGAATCCATCAACAGACTGGAAACAGCATATGACACCTATAACAAATATATTTTAGCTGAGCGGGCAGATCAATGGCAGAAGGCACTGTTAAAAAGCAAGGCTGCGGAAGGAAAAGTGGAGGAGTATACTTCCCAGCAGCAACTGCTTGATCAGGAAATCACCAAGCTGCGGGTCGATCTCTCCACATACCAACAGCAAAAACATGTTGCAGAGCAGGAAAGCAGTTCTCTTCGGCAGCATGAGGTCTGGTCCCTGGAGCGGAAAAGGACCGAGAAAGTCGAAGAGTCAGCTGCTGTATTGAATGAGATTGCCTCTCTTAAAAGGCGATGGGACGACAATCATAAAAAACTTCGTGATGAATATCAGAAGAAACAAGCGGCTGAAGATGAGCTTTTTCAGTATAGCGAAAAAGAAAGAGAACTTCTGGGGGAGCTTGCACTTGATGCTGATTCTTCTGCCTTTCACCAGCATGAGGTGAATGCTTCCGATTATGATCGGGGCAAGGCACATGGTTTTGATTTTACCGTCTGGCAAAAAGAGGCGAAGGATCATCGCGCGCTGCTGGGGGAACTTGAGAAGCTGGCTATGGAAGCAGTAAGGCTCGGTGAGGACCAGAGTCGTCTTCAACGGCAGTCATCAGAGAAGAAAAAAGAAATAGATGGTTTGCAGAAAGACCTTGACCATTATCAGGGATGGTTCGAGGAGGAGCATCAAAAGCTTGAAAGCAATGTGTTTTTATGGATGGAAAATCATCCGAAGCTCGTCTATTCGAATGAACATCGACAGGGTATTGCCCGCGCCTTGCAAGGTCTGTACGAGAGGAATCGTTATGATGATGTTCGTTCCCAGCTTTATCATGCACTTCATGCTTATGAGGGAGAAGTAAGGAAGGATGAGGCACTGACTAAGGACCGAATCAAGCAGAAGCAGAATGAAATTCGTGAAGCAGAAGCTGAGCTGCTTCGGATTAAAACTCAAAAGATGCTTGATCCGGAAAGGTCAGCAGGTACAGAAAACCATCGTACGAAGCTAAAGGGTGAAGGTGTATCATTCCTGCCGTTCTATGCTGCGGTTGAATTCCAAGATCATGTCACAGATAAGCAGCGGGAACGGTTGGAGTCCGCTTTGAAAAGAATAGGAATTCTTGACAGTTTGATAATGGATCGGTCGGCCAGTCCTGTGGAAGATGCATTGCTAAGTGCTGATCCCCGGTTGCTTGGATATACGCTCGCTGATTATCTGATGCCCGATCTGGATGAAGACAGCCCATTGAGTGAAGACCTGGTTGACCAGGTACTGCGCTCTATTCCGCTGGAGAATGACGGGACTGGATTTCATATCGACCATGACGGTACATATTCGATTGGCTGCCTTAGAGGACATGCCCCGATTGAAGCAACGTCAAAATTTATTGGCCGTTCTTCCCGAAAAAGGCATCAGCGTGAGCTCATCCAACTCTGGACAGAAAAGCTGCAGGGGTTGAGTGCGGACCTATCTGATTTGAAGCATGAACTTCAGCAGTTCATCACAGAACTAGAATCAATTGATACATGGAAGATAGACATGCCTGATGACAAGATTCTTTTAGACATTTACGACCAAATCGTGAAGAAACAGCATCAGTTGGAAAACGAAAGGGCATTGCTCAGCACCATTGATGAAGACTGGAAACTTGTGTATGACAAGTACACAAATGTAAAACGGATTTTACGTGATAAAGGTGTCCAGCTGAATATACCTTTAACGGTTGAGGATCTCGGAAGTGCGGTTACTTCAGCACAAAGCTATATTGATTTTTTACATGAGCTGAAAAATAATGATGTAAAAGTATCTTCTGCAAAAACGCATCTACAGACTTACTTACAGCGTATTGACGAACTTGAAGAGGGTTTGGATGAGCTGAAGGGTGAGCAAAGCAGGAAGGAAAGTCACCTTGGAACAGTCAAGGCGACAATCGAATCAATTGATCAGCAGCTTCAGCTGAAAGGAATTGATGAAGTCAGGAACAGGATCAGGGAAGTTCAGCGTTTGCTTCAAGAGGCAGAGAGTGAGATTGATAGGATTAAGAGCGGCCTTCCGAAAGCGGAGACAGATCAGGAGCGTGTAAAGGAAAAGCTTGAAGAAGCCAAAATGGATTTATCGTTTTGGAAACGGATGGGCGAAGAGTGGTCCAGCATGGTGGAAGCAGAGCGGAAACGGGGCTTTTTCACGATTGAGGGAACCGGAGCACACGAGATATTGGATCAGTACGAGCCGGTTTTACTTAAGCATGAGCGATCAAAACTATCGGAACAGCTGACGAAAGTCTTTTTCAATGAACATGCTCACCTGACAGAATACCGTATGTTTGAATATACCGAGGATGCAGAGATTCCGGCTTGGTTTGCCGACGGTTCTGATGAAAAGTACGAGCCGTTCTTGAGTGAGTGGCATCAGCTGAAAGGCAGGCGCCTGATCCAGATGGAATACCGCGGACAGCGTGTCAGCCCTTATTATGTTTCTACTGAGTTGAAAAAGGAACTTGATGAACAGCAGGGCTGGCTTGATGAGCAGGACCGATGGCTGTATGAGGATATTATTTTAAACAGTGTCGGCATTATCCTGCGGAATCGTATCCAGCGTGCACAGCAGTGGGTGAAGGAAATGGATAAGATCATGGCAGACCGTGATAATTCTTCTGGTTTGATTTTCTCGATTGCCTGGAAACCGCTGACTGCAGAATCAGAGAAGGAAATGGATACAAAAGATTTGGTCCAGCTACTGCAGCGGAACAGCAAGTTTCTGAATGAAGAGGACTTGCAGAAGATCACGAAACACTTCCAGTCAAGGATTGCCAAGGCTAAGGAGCTGATCCAGCTTCGCAATGAAGGGTCTACCCTTCATCAGGTATTGAAGGAAGTTCTTGATTACCGCAAATGGTTTACGTTCGTTCTGTCGTTCAGCCGGGTGAATGAACCGAAACGAGAGCTGACCAACAACGCTTTCTTCAAGTTCAGCGGCGGTGAAAAAGCGATGGCCATGTATATTCCTTTATTCACAGCTGCTTATTCACGGTATAAGGAAGCCGGAGATATGGCCCCATATATCATCTCGCTTGATGAGGCATTTGCTGGTGTCGATGAGAATAATATCCGCGATATGTTTGAGGTTGTTGAACAGCTCGGTTTTAATTACATCATGAATTCCCAGGCTTTATGGGGAGATTATGACACGATTTCGAGCCTGGCGATCTGCGAGCTGGTCCGTCCGAAGAACGCTGATTTTGTGACGGTCATCCGCTATCAATGGGATGGTAAACAGAAATCGCTGGTGTTTGAGGAAGCTCCGGAGGAATTGGTGACGAATGAATAG
- a CDS encoding TIGR02679 family protein has translation MNSRVRVFLEEPGFMKLFSLFREKYRSLGRVGGFVSLKGFKEAEIDAIAGFLGLSAAALVGKGRVGLVQFESELGNTGYTDFTLVELLEEVFQEPLLSKKEELEHALKVEKDFLESLRLEIPKAGWWIDWLIQKGPDTRWIWSIYKQNEVLLSELINKVTKAFLTLPAKGEFERLPFFAQRTTGNPHFFDVSETGGRLLVHILAVYKKTFQEHEFLFPKSTEEINDLLAEFGLLRDDLWNFVTVQGLIASSSAGVHPVWEAAVHTQTVLNVPMKELAKVEKIIPASGRMVWIVENSSVASTMMDAVPDAPIICTHGQLRAAGWRLLDQLAEAGCTLYYSGDLDPEGILIADRMKKRYLDKLILWRMNGDAYEESMSEEDISDRVLKLNGVNPTNWNEIIELMRDKKKAGYQEALVELLISDIKEAQERDLK, from the coding sequence ATGAATAGCCGGGTGCGCGTTTTTTTGGAAGAACCAGGATTTATGAAGCTGTTCAGTCTGTTCCGTGAGAAGTACCGCTCTCTCGGCAGAGTTGGCGGGTTTGTCAGTTTGAAAGGTTTTAAGGAAGCGGAGATTGATGCAATTGCCGGCTTTCTTGGGCTGTCGGCTGCTGCGCTTGTCGGAAAAGGTAGGGTTGGCCTGGTTCAGTTTGAAAGCGAACTGGGGAACACAGGGTATACTGATTTTACCCTTGTGGAGCTATTAGAAGAAGTATTTCAGGAACCACTTTTATCGAAAAAGGAAGAATTAGAGCATGCACTAAAGGTCGAAAAAGACTTTTTAGAATCTTTAAGACTCGAGATTCCCAAAGCAGGGTGGTGGATTGACTGGCTGATTCAGAAGGGTCCGGATACACGCTGGATTTGGTCAATATACAAGCAGAATGAAGTGCTGCTTTCAGAATTGATTAATAAGGTGACTAAAGCATTTTTGACGCTGCCGGCCAAGGGGGAATTCGAACGTCTTCCATTCTTTGCGCAGCGGACAACCGGTAATCCTCATTTTTTCGATGTTTCTGAAACGGGTGGCAGATTACTGGTTCATATTCTTGCAGTCTATAAGAAGACTTTTCAGGAACATGAGTTTCTTTTTCCTAAAAGTACGGAAGAAATCAATGATTTACTTGCGGAATTTGGTCTATTGAGGGATGATTTATGGAACTTCGTGACTGTCCAGGGATTGATTGCTTCCAGCTCAGCTGGGGTTCATCCCGTTTGGGAAGCTGCCGTTCATACACAAACAGTCCTGAATGTTCCCATGAAAGAATTGGCAAAGGTCGAAAAGATTATCCCAGCTTCCGGCAGAATGGTATGGATCGTGGAGAATTCCAGTGTTGCTTCCACGATGATGGACGCAGTTCCTGATGCACCGATTATCTGTACTCATGGACAGTTGCGGGCGGCGGGGTGGAGGCTGCTTGATCAATTGGCAGAAGCAGGGTGCACATTATATTATTCCGGTGACTTGGATCCTGAAGGAATTTTAATTGCGGATCGAATGAAGAAAAGATATCTCGACAAGCTTATATTGTGGCGAATGAACGGTGATGCATATGAGGAAAGTATGTCAGAGGAAGACATATCAGACCGCGTTTTGAAACTGAATGGTGTTAATCCAACAAATTGGAATGAAATTATAGAATTGATGCGGGATAAGAAAAAGGCGGGTTACCAGGAAGCATTGGTGGAGTTACTAATAAGTGATATCAAGGAAGCACAAGAACGAGATTTAAAATAA
- a CDS encoding DUF4440 domain-containing protein — protein MDLKEHIKKLEEKLLTTEVRSSKTELKKLLADEFFEFGSSGRVLYKDEDFEGGIGVLKVTLSDFDLHPLSDNIVLSTYRTFNEETNQHALRSSIWKLNEGVWKMVFHQGTKTGSDH, from the coding sequence ATGGATTTAAAAGAACATATCAAGAAGTTAGAGGAAAAACTATTAACAACAGAAGTGCGTTCTTCGAAAACAGAGCTAAAAAAGTTATTGGCTGATGAGTTCTTTGAGTTTGGCAGTTCAGGGAGAGTATTGTATAAAGATGAAGACTTTGAAGGTGGTATTGGGGTCCTCAAAGTTACATTAAGTGATTTCGATCTTCATCCTTTATCAGATAATATCGTCCTGTCAACATACCGGACTTTTAATGAAGAGACGAACCAGCATGCGTTAAGGAGTTCTATTTGGAAACTAAACGAGGGTGTATGGAAAATGGTGTTTCACCAGGGAACCAAAACTGGTTCTGACCACTAA
- a CDS encoding uracil/xanthine transporter, which yields MENTSSLKTIFASLQWLFFIFANTVVVPVSIGTAFGLDSSEIAAMLRSSLIFTGVACVMQGMFGHRYPLMEGHSGVMWGLVLNLSLAASSMGMSLPEIGGGIASGMLLAGSVTVVLGVFRLLFYIQRVFTPMVMAVYLFLLTFQLILIFFKGMLRVSEDGSLDLPVTLFSFGVVILVSLLKIKGNDTIGNFSILIGMLLGWAVYVILFPAEQMAGSQGSMDFSLFPLGTPNLSYGIIAITFIASIINLSNTIASVQAASKLTGTEASQSPLDRSYLLTGSYSIGAAFFGLVSYAPFASSVGFLESTRIFDRKPFLIGGGLMAILGIIPVLGALLATLPITVGNAVLFVAYLQLFGTSLKSLNGYTFDSKSIFRIAAPVLLGMSIMNLDSELFTVFPIILQPLLSNGFIMGVLLSVLLETFIRWDERNETAIVNE from the coding sequence ATGGAAAATACATCATCGTTGAAAACAATCTTTGCTTCTTTGCAATGGTTGTTTTTTATTTTTGCTAATACGGTTGTTGTTCCGGTGTCAATCGGGACTGCTTTTGGATTGGACAGTTCGGAAATTGCAGCGATGCTAAGGAGCTCGCTTATTTTTACCGGAGTGGCATGTGTGATGCAGGGCATGTTTGGCCACCGCTATCCATTGATGGAGGGGCACTCGGGTGTGATGTGGGGATTGGTCCTCAATCTCAGCCTTGCTGCTTCCTCGATGGGGATGAGCCTTCCGGAAATAGGTGGAGGAATTGCTTCGGGAATGCTGCTTGCAGGGAGTGTCACTGTGGTTCTGGGAGTATTCCGCTTGCTTTTTTATATCCAGAGAGTTTTTACGCCGATGGTCATGGCGGTCTACCTGTTTCTCCTTACCTTCCAACTGATCCTTATCTTTTTTAAGGGGATGCTGAGAGTAAGCGAGGATGGGAGTCTTGATCTGCCGGTTACCTTGTTTTCTTTCGGAGTTGTGATTCTGGTTAGCTTGTTGAAAATAAAAGGGAATGACACGATCGGTAATTTTTCGATATTGATCGGCATGCTGTTGGGCTGGGCTGTCTATGTAATCCTTTTTCCCGCGGAACAAATGGCGGGAAGCCAAGGTTCAATGGACTTCTCATTATTTCCTCTTGGGACTCCTAATTTGAGTTACGGAATCATCGCGATCACCTTTATTGCCAGTATCATCAATCTGAGTAATACAATTGCATCTGTCCAGGCAGCGTCCAAGCTTACCGGAACGGAAGCTTCTCAGTCCCCATTGGATAGATCGTATCTTTTGACTGGAAGCTATTCCATTGGCGCGGCTTTTTTCGGACTTGTATCCTATGCACCGTTCGCCTCGTCCGTCGGTTTTTTGGAAAGTACTCGCATTTTTGACCGGAAACCTTTCCTAATTGGTGGCGGATTGATGGCAATCCTTGGCATCATCCCGGTACTGGGCGCTTTGTTGGCAACGTTGCCCATCACTGTTGGGAATGCAGTACTGTTTGTTGCTTATCTTCAGCTGTTTGGCACTTCTTTAAAAAGTTTGAACGGATATACTTTTGATTCCAAATCCATTTTTCGGATCGCCGCCCCGGTATTGCTGGGCATGAGCATCATGAATCTGGATTCTGAGCTTTTTACCGTTTTCCCTATAATCCTGCAGCCGCTTCTGTCGAATGGTTTTATCATGGGTGTATTATTATCCGTCCTGCTCGAAACCTTCATCCGGTGGGATGAGCGAAATGAAACAGCGATTGTAAATGAGTAG
- a CDS encoding group-specific protein: MKKFYVASSFRNMDAVNYVTNQLVNKGYVHTYDWTKNAQGRDEKTFTFEDLKEIGQKEKDAVIKSDFIVVLLPGGKGTHIELGIALGLGKKTFLYSLDGALDQVEKASTFYHLPEVEKCYGKLDELVDKIAAQMLLSQEIS; this comes from the coding sequence ATGAAGAAATTTTACGTTGCATCGAGTTTTCGAAATATGGATGCTGTAAACTATGTGACGAATCAATTAGTAAATAAAGGGTATGTGCATACATATGATTGGACCAAAAATGCTCAAGGAAGGGATGAAAAGACGTTTACATTCGAAGATTTAAAAGAAATCGGACAAAAGGAGAAAGATGCCGTCATAAAGTCTGATTTCATCGTTGTTCTTCTTCCAGGTGGAAAGGGAACTCACATAGAATTAGGAATCGCGCTTGGCCTCGGAAAGAAAACCTTTCTTTACTCTCTAGATGGAGCACTAGATCAAGTTGAAAAAGCCAGTACATTTTATCATTTGCCCGAAGTTGAAAAATGTTATGGGAAACTGGATGAATTGGTAGATAAGATTGCTGCTCAAATGCTTTTAAGCCAAGAGATTTCGTAG
- a CDS encoding alpha/beta hydrolase, giving the protein MNKSIPFRLIEQKEGTDNLVIVLPGAGYSTQAPLLYYTTGIFYNKGFDVLHINYSFSRQDLSSLDERELATDVQLVIDTAINGKKYSNLYIVAKSIGTKVLRCLLEHKMFNDANLVWLTPLLQNDDVFHAMHNSENKGLCIFGEKDSHCFIVERFEKLKDNQNLVLKVVEGGNHSLELDEDPIISIDILKSVISDINEF; this is encoded by the coding sequence ATGAATAAAAGTATCCCGTTCAGATTGATTGAACAAAAGGAAGGAACAGATAACTTAGTTATTGTCTTACCCGGGGCAGGTTACTCAACTCAGGCTCCATTGTTATACTATACAACCGGGATATTTTACAATAAAGGCTTCGATGTATTACATATTAACTATTCGTTTAGCAGACAAGATCTTTCTTCACTAGATGAAAGGGAGCTGGCAACAGATGTACAACTTGTAATCGACACAGCAATCAATGGTAAAAAATACAGCAACCTGTATATAGTGGCTAAATCGATCGGAACAAAAGTTTTAAGATGCCTGCTCGAACATAAGATGTTTAACGATGCCAACTTAGTATGGTTGACTCCATTGCTGCAAAACGATGACGTATTTCATGCAATGCACAACAGTGAAAATAAAGGGCTGTGTATATTTGGAGAAAAAGATAGCCATTGCTTTATTGTGGAACGTTTTGAAAAGTTGAAAGATAATCAAAATCTTGTATTGAAAGTGGTTGAAGGTGGAAATCACAGCTTAGAGCTTGATGAAGACCCGATAATTTCTATTGATATATTAAAAAGTGTCATATCTGATATTAATGAGTTTTAA
- a CDS encoding alpha/beta hydrolase gives MSNKFNIFYGDHPSQFGVLRLPESSEQSPVIVLIHGGFWQSKYNLEENTSIAEDLTRRGYATWNIEYRRIGEELEGWKSIFNDVVDAINHLSIIKESYHIDLSNVIVMGHSAGGHLALWVASRINTSKTDDVFNELAIPIQKVLSLAGVTDLKKMWEIHEQKGIKSPVAALLGGAPKEVPNRYKITSPIELLPFDVEQVLIHGELDRHVPVELSKKYYQSALEKGDKVKLVVLPDIEHFKVIDPTSSAWDIVVESI, from the coding sequence ATGTCCAATAAATTCAATATTTTTTATGGGGACCATCCATCACAATTTGGTGTATTACGTTTGCCGGAAAGTTCAGAACAATCACCGGTAATAGTCCTGATTCATGGGGGCTTTTGGCAATCCAAATATAACTTAGAAGAGAATACCTCAATTGCTGAGGATTTAACTCGACGTGGTTATGCAACTTGGAATATCGAGTATAGAAGAATAGGTGAAGAACTGGAAGGATGGAAAAGCATTTTTAATGATGTAGTTGACGCTATTAATCATCTTTCTATTATTAAAGAGTCGTATCACATTGACCTATCAAATGTAATTGTTATGGGCCATTCAGCAGGTGGCCATTTAGCTCTTTGGGTAGCTTCAAGAATTAACACGTCGAAAACTGATGATGTATTTAATGAACTCGCTATACCAATTCAAAAAGTATTAAGTTTGGCAGGAGTCACTGACTTAAAAAAGATGTGGGAAATTCACGAACAAAAAGGAATAAAAAGTCCTGTAGCTGCACTATTAGGTGGAGCACCAAAAGAAGTTCCTAATCGCTATAAAATAACTTCTCCAATAGAGTTATTACCTTTTGATGTAGAGCAAGTGTTAATACATGGTGAGTTGGATCGTCATGTACCTGTTGAATTAAGCAAGAAGTATTACCAAAGTGCTCTAGAAAAAGGAGATAAGGTGAAGTTAGTTGTTCTACCGGATATAGAACATTTTAAGGTCATTGACCCAACCTCATCTGCCTGGGACATTGTTGTTGAATCAATTTAA
- a CDS encoding GNAT family N-acetyltransferase: protein MTGIAAVETERLVLRELSEDDFEDIHEFKSDLQVVKYLTWGPNSREQTLHSLRKQIAFQNEENRQIYVLAVELKCTKKVIGNALFMVRDPDFKTAEIGYFINSNYWKKGYGIEIVNGLLYLGFNIFDVHRIYAICDVENAGSVKLLKKIGFRQEGHFIKNLKVKGQWRNNYLFAMLSEEFINRTENVVFKSK from the coding sequence ATGACTGGAATCGCTGCTGTCGAAACTGAAAGGCTCGTCCTTAGAGAACTAAGTGAAGATGATTTTGAAGATATACATGAATTTAAGTCAGATTTACAGGTTGTTAAATACTTAACTTGGGGCCCAAATAGCAGAGAGCAAACCTTGCACAGCCTTAGAAAGCAAATTGCTTTTCAAAACGAAGAAAACAGACAAATATATGTTTTAGCTGTTGAATTGAAATGCACGAAAAAAGTCATCGGAAATGCTTTGTTTATGGTAAGAGATCCTGATTTTAAAACAGCAGAAATCGGATATTTCATTAACTCTAACTATTGGAAAAAAGGTTACGGGATAGAAATTGTTAATGGTTTATTATACTTAGGGTTTAATATTTTTGATGTACATAGGATCTATGCCATCTGCGATGTAGAAAATGCGGGCTCAGTCAAGCTTTTAAAAAAAATAGGTTTCCGGCAAGAAGGTCATTTTATAAAAAACTTAAAGGTAAAAGGTCAATGGAGGAATAACTATTTATTCGCTATGTTAAGTGAAGAATTCATTAACCGAACTGAAAACGTAGTATTCAAATCCAAATAA
- the ftsZ gene encoding cell division protein FtsZ has product MLEFDTNIDQFATIKVIGVGGGGNNAVNRMIEDGVQGVEFISVNTDAQALNMSKAEVTMQIGGSLTRGLGAGANPEIGRKAVEESRKQIRDALEGADMVFVTAGMGGGTGTGAAPEIAHIARELGALTIGVVTRPFTFEGRKRAQNAASGIEEMKKAVNTLIIIPNERLLEIVDKKTPMLEAFREADNVLRQGVQGISDLIAVPGLINLDFADVKTIMSHNGTALMGIGVASGDDRAAEAAKKAISSPLLETSINGAKGVLMNITGGVNLSLYEVQEAADIVAAATDEQLNMIFGSVINENLTNEIMVTVIATGFDHDEDEAPSSNRSRRPGDMIANSREQFQTHSRQREPVAYAEYGNYGQAQNYSQPGSYGQSSNYGQSDSYGQSGSYNQPDGYGHSGNYSKQHAYEEPVKYEKDTQQSDDSLEIPSFLRKRSRRR; this is encoded by the coding sequence ATGCTAGAATTTGACACTAATATCGATCAATTTGCCACTATAAAAGTAATTGGTGTTGGGGGCGGCGGAAATAATGCCGTGAACAGGATGATTGAGGATGGGGTGCAGGGAGTGGAATTCATTTCCGTGAATACAGATGCGCAGGCTCTCAATATGTCAAAGGCGGAGGTTACGATGCAAATCGGCGGTTCGCTGACGAGGGGCCTGGGTGCCGGTGCCAATCCGGAAATCGGCAGAAAGGCTGTCGAGGAAAGCAGGAAGCAGATCAGGGATGCACTTGAGGGGGCTGACATGGTGTTCGTAACGGCTGGAATGGGAGGCGGAACCGGTACTGGAGCTGCGCCAGAGATCGCCCATATCGCACGCGAACTTGGTGCACTTACAATTGGAGTGGTGACTCGTCCGTTCACTTTTGAAGGCCGCAAACGCGCGCAAAATGCGGCATCCGGAATTGAAGAGATGAAGAAAGCCGTTAATACCTTAATCATCATCCCAAACGAGCGATTGCTGGAAATCGTGGACAAGAAAACGCCGATGCTTGAAGCCTTCCGGGAGGCGGATAATGTCCTCAGGCAAGGTGTCCAGGGCATTTCCGACTTGATCGCCGTGCCAGGCTTGATTAACCTTGACTTTGCTGACGTGAAAACGATCATGTCCCATAATGGAACGGCTCTTATGGGCATCGGAGTGGCTTCAGGCGATGACCGTGCTGCCGAAGCTGCCAAAAAGGCCATCTCTTCACCATTGCTTGAAACAAGCATCAATGGCGCGAAAGGAGTGCTGATGAACATCACAGGCGGGGTGAACCTCAGTTTGTATGAAGTCCAGGAAGCAGCCGATATTGTGGCGGCTGCAACAGATGAGCAGCTGAACATGATTTTTGGGTCAGTTATCAATGAGAACCTGACAAATGAAATCATGGTCACCGTGATTGCTACTGGATTCGACCATGATGAGGATGAAGCTCCGTCTTCAAACAGATCGCGCCGTCCCGGAGACATGATTGCCAATTCCCGAGAACAATTTCAGACTCACTCGAGACAGCGAGAGCCCGTTGCCTATGCAGAATACGGGAATTATGGCCAGGCTCAAAACTACAGCCAGCCTGGCAGCTACGGCCAGTCCAGCAATTACGGGCAGTCCGACAGTTACGGCCAGTCTGGTAGCTACAACCAGCCTGATGGCTACGGCCATTCTGGCAATTACAGCAAGCAGCATGCTTACGAAGAGCCAGTGAAATACGAAAAAGATACCCAGCAGTCAGACGACTCACTTGAAATTCCATCGTTCTTGAGAAAGCGAAGCAGAAGGAGATAA